A window of the Microcoleus sp. bin38.metabat.b11b12b14.051 genome harbors these coding sequences:
- the recA gene encoding recombinase RecA, whose product MAKKEASTKTTENTEKQKALTSVLSQIERSFGKGAIVRLGDSTRMRVETIPTGALTLDIALGGGLPKGRVIEIYGPESSGKTTLALHAIAEVQKTGGIAAFVDAEHALDPTYASALGVDIENLLVSQPDTGEMALEIVDQLVRSVAVDIVVIDSVAALVPRAEIEGDMGDSHMGLQARLMSQALRKITGNIGKSGCTVIFLNQLRQKIGITYGNPETTTGGNALKFYASVRLDIRRIQSLKKGTEEYGNRTKVKVAKNKVAPPFRIAEFDIVFGKGISTLGCLTDLADEMGVILKKGSWYSYNGDNIAQGRDKVIQHMEKNIDFKNEIEELVKKKLETGAVVSANSVAPVDVDVDDDVDDDDVDDVDDDAQDVGDMEEI is encoded by the coding sequence ATGGCAAAAAAAGAAGCTTCTACAAAAACTACTGAAAACACAGAAAAGCAAAAAGCCCTAACTTCCGTACTGTCCCAAATCGAGCGCAGCTTTGGCAAAGGAGCGATCGTCCGATTGGGAGACTCCACACGCATGAGGGTAGAAACCATCCCCACCGGAGCTCTGACACTGGACATTGCTTTGGGCGGCGGTTTGCCAAAAGGCCGAGTAATTGAAATTTACGGCCCCGAAAGTTCCGGTAAAACTACTCTAGCGCTCCACGCGATCGCCGAAGTCCAAAAAACCGGCGGAATCGCAGCCTTCGTAGATGCCGAGCACGCCCTCGATCCCACCTACGCCTCAGCATTAGGCGTCGATATTGAAAATCTCTTAGTTTCCCAGCCGGATACCGGCGAAATGGCCCTAGAAATTGTCGATCAACTCGTGCGATCCGTCGCCGTCGATATCGTAGTCATTGACTCCGTAGCCGCCCTCGTCCCCCGCGCCGAAATCGAAGGCGACATGGGCGACTCCCACATGGGTTTGCAAGCCCGCTTGATGAGTCAAGCCCTGCGGAAAATCACCGGCAACATCGGCAAATCGGGCTGTACGGTCATTTTCCTCAACCAATTGCGGCAAAAAATCGGTATCACTTACGGCAACCCAGAAACAACAACCGGCGGTAACGCACTCAAATTCTACGCCAGCGTGCGGCTCGACATTCGCCGCATTCAAAGCTTGAAAAAAGGTACAGAAGAATACGGCAACCGCACGAAAGTTAAAGTTGCTAAAAACAAAGTTGCTCCGCCTTTCCGCATTGCCGAATTTGACATTGTATTTGGCAAAGGCATTTCTACCTTAGGCTGTCTGACTGACTTGGCCGACGAGATGGGAGTAATTCTGAAAAAAGGTTCTTGGTATAGCTACAACGGCGATAACATCGCTCAAGGACGAGACAAAGTGATTCAACACATGGAGAAAAATATCGATTTCAAAAATGAAATTGAGGAGCTAGTTAAAAAGAAACTTGAGACTGGTGCTGTGGTTTCTGCTAATTCTGTCGCTCCTGTTGATGTTGATGTTGATGATGATGTTGATGATGATGATGTTGATGATGTTGATGATGACGCTCAAGATGTAGGAGATATGGAAGAAATCTAA